The following nucleotide sequence is from Apium graveolens cultivar Ventura chromosome 4, ASM990537v1, whole genome shotgun sequence.
aaaaatgtttATGTTTGGTAGGAATCTATCTTAGGTGTTTAAGTACCAGTAGTGTTTTTTTTACTTTTCTAGGTTTAGAAAACATCAAAATGTTGTTTTCAATACTTTTCATATTTGTAGTTATAATTTGGAAAATACGGGAAAACCGTGTTTTCTATTTTCCAGTTTTttgttttgaaaattttgcatttGAACATGTTTTTTGTTTTTCTAGTTTTCTTAGAAAAATTTTCTGAAAAGCAGTTGAAGTAAACAGGCCCTAAGTCTTTCCAAAAAAATTGATCCATGTTGATTGTAAGAAAGGAATCCTTGAATTTGATTGAGCCTATTACTTAAGCAGTGCAATCATGATTGTATTAGAAGAAGTGCTTCTAAGAAACCTTTCATTAGAAAGAGAATTTTGAAAAAATGTCATACCTCGCACTTGTAAAATATTTGTTAAAATTCATATTACATAATTTAAATGTGATATAAAGAGATATTTTATGCTCTATTTTCTTAACTTCTGTTAATGTGTGGATAAGCTGTACTCCCAAATTAGGAGCCATAATTATTTTTTGGAGCTCTTATGTCTTGTGAAACATATTTTCTCTTTTAGACAATATGTTCTACAATATATGCCCTTTTAATATTTTAGTGCAGTACTTTCTGAAATTACATTTTTTAATGTATATTTAGTTATTTTTGCTTAGTTGACATTAGTTTAACGATTTAAGTTAAGATTTTGGCCAACTACCTTCTTTTATGTTTAAAATATGTAAAAGTTTTATGGCACTGCACAAGCATAATACAAAGAAGGATGGATTTCTTTACTTTTTTTGTGTAATTGGAGgatttttgttttaattatttttctgcCCTAGGTTGAACCTAGGAAAATGTGAAAAATAATAAGCGAGTATTATGTAGGATAAAGTGATAGTATAAATCAATAGAACTTTTTTGTGTTGGTCTGTCTATGTCGTGGGCCTTCCTACAAATTCTGTTATGTGAGTATTTGACCTTTATTTCATGGAGTGTTGTTAGGGCAACTCCAGTTCTAGTTGCACTATAACCCATTGTTGTAATGTAGCACCAAATACGATTTTTGGTGCTAAAATAGAAATTTAACTCCAATGCTAGTTGCAAAGTGCAATGATGCAGGACAACAATTAAAAACAATAAAATGGATAGATTTATTGGATTAATGATCCAACCGAAGAAGAATCACTAAGATCGGAACCCATAACATGAGAGAAAACAATCTCAATTCAATAATCAATCAATTCTCCTTGTAATAAAAAATTACATCAGCTTATATTGCCACATACGAGTAAGTCCTTAAATTTAGTCACCAAGTAACAATCTTATAATAAAGGACACAAGTACTTTCTTATTTTCTATCATAATCTAGAATATTCCTacataaatatttaatataatattaaaacaaATTACAGTAAATCTAATCCTAACTAATAACAGAAATTATATACAAACTAATATTTAAATTCTCTGTTCCGCATCATGCAAGTGATGCAACCAAATGTTTCCATATATGGATGTAATATGGTAGTTATTATTCGTTTCCCTTAGTTTATACCTGGTTGAGGATTTGGCAAGGATAGCTATATCCATCCTAGGTTGCATAGTTGGTTCCTTAGTTGCAGATTTAGAACTAGTTATGCATTAATGCAACTGTACATTCAAGTATGACATTAATTAACAATACAACCAAATATAGCATTGTTTTGGAGTTTCTTGGAGAAGAATAATTTAAGTATATAAAGGGTTAAAAAAATGATTATCAGTATATCAATCTTAATTCTATGATCTCATTTTGGTTGTATTCTAGCTGATGCTCATGCTGTTGGTATTAGTAACAGTTATATACAGCATAATCTGATACCAGTAAAAAGCTTACTCAGTGTGACAGTATTACGAGTTTGTAAATTAAATCTGACCGTGAAATTTTCTGACAGGCTTTCTATCTGCTTCTCTTGTTTAATATTCTAGAAAGTAACTTTGATGCTTATGTTACTTGCTGCATATTTGGAGGGTGTACCTTTTCAAATAGCATATATAATGGTCTAACTGTATTTATCTTTACCAACAGTGCTGTACATGATACAAAAGGTGCATCAAAATTTTTTCCAAAGCATGAGACCCGGCATATTTCAGAGCATAAGGTAATGCATGTCTTGTAGATTTTTCATTGCTAAAAATTATGTGCAGCACATGCTTCTGAGTATCTCATTATGTTGTATTTTGTGTAGTAGAATGTTGCCACATGTGCAAGATTTAGTCCAGATGGGAAGTTTGTTGCAACTGGAAGTGCAGATATGTCTATAAAGCTCTTTGAGGTCATAATTTTGTGATAAAATAAATGAACTTTTTTGAACAAAAAGTCGGTTTTACTAATTAGACACTGTTTTCTAATGCAGGTAGCCAAAATCAAGCAAAGCATGCAGCCAGATTCAAGAGAAGGTTCTTCGCGACCTGTCATACGGACGTTTTATGACCATCTACAAGTAATTTCTATTGATAACTTTCTGGCATTTCTAATCAATATTAATGGATAGTTCACTATTGCAAATTTGTTTGGAGAAAAAGGTTCTTACTTGAGTCATGACCAATTCTGAAATGCTAATATTCTCCTTTGAATTACTTTATTGCATTCTTGTGAGTCAATTGCTTTTACGTGGGGATTGGCTTTCGTTAGTGTAGTTATACCACACATTGAGCTTACGATTTTGTCAATAATTGTTTTACGATGTGATAAAGAAATGATATATAAAATGATCCCTGGATAGCAAATTTCTTTAGTTGGTACAGAAACCAAACCTTTGTGTGTAggagagagggggggggggggaaGAGGGGGAGGGCTTGAACTAAAATAGACTGCTGAAGAAGTTCTCAAGTAAGAGATTAGTTTTACGCTATAAACTGGATTTACAGAGGTAATATTTTCCCCCCTCCAGCCAGATGTCGCAATCAAAGCTTTCCAATCAGGATTTGCCCGACAGTTGATGGGATTCCAGGGTTTTCAAACTGGATTCTCATGTAGAGAAGCAACACACAAAAACTGTATTTTTTAACAATCAATAATAATATGTTTTGATTATATGTATCAATCCTTTATTGCTATGATCCTACATAATGTGTCCTAATTTAAACAAAACTCTAAAAGATAACATCCTCAATTTGAAACATTTATGTATAATTACCTAATTCTAGAATAATCTATTAAGGGACTTCCAAAGTCTTTCATATTACTCCCAAATCATGTCTTTCGGCTTTTTAAAAGTTTGTTCTGCATCAGTTTTCCTTCTCTGAAAAGAATTTGACTCTGTTGAGTTATTGGCTTCCGAAGTCTTTTATGTTTCTCCCAAATAGTCTCTTTGAGCTTTTTAACATAAATTTGTGAAAGAAGGAAGTTAGTTTGTTAAAGACTGATATAGATACTGTTCAAGGTTGAAGAGGGAAGCTCTCTTGAAGGAGAAAATCACAGTAGATATAGAGAGTGCTTCCAAAAGAAAATGTACCCTTCACCAAAGCTTCCTCGGCACTAATAATAGACAATTAACTATTTTTCTCATCATCTCTAAAAGTTCCTGACGAGCTCAGAGTTCTCGTCGAGCTACTAATTTTTAAGCTGTCGGATGCAGAGGTAGTATATGATGTACAGCATTGGTAGCTCTCTCAAGATTTAAGAAAATGAATTTgcaaattaataaataataatatattttcaCTCTCTGAACTGACGTGCGTATACGTTTCTTACTATCTGTATTAGATTCCTATTATCGAATTTTAATGGAAAAGACTTTGTTTCTTTAGTTTCTATTTTTCTGTTAGCCTTTGCTGCTCCAACCTGTCCTTTAAATTACacatgcacatgcagttttttcTTTATTTACCTTCCTCATATATGAACTCTTCAGTTTCCTATTAAAAACCTGATGCTTGCTTGTGCTCTAATGTCAAACTTATGCTCTACTGAATGTCTGGTCCTGTTGCAGCCAATAAATGATTTGGATTTCCATCCTCAAAATAATGTTTTAATATCGGGCGCCAAAGATCATACAATACGgtacaactatttttaaaatttaaacctACATCTTACTTCCAATTGTAATCATTATTGCACACTACACCTTTATTTGACAAACTAAAGCATATATGTTTCCTATATACAAGTGTAAAGCTCATGATAGTATATAACCACTCCTACGATATCTTTGGCACTTGCAGGTTCTTCGATTTTTCCAAAACCGTTGCAAAAAGGGCATTCAAAGTTATACAGGTGTTTATCCTGGCTTTCTTGAAACTGAAGAAGTTAATAGTTGGTTGTATTTACATTCTGAATCCATACTGACGATAGTTTTCTCTAATACATATATTTGGATTTATGCCATTACAGGATACCCACAATGTTCGATCGGTGTCTTTTCACCCCTCGGGAGACTTTATTTTAGCAGGTCGGCATGTTGTTTTATTCAACAAGTTTATGACTTATTAATTAGTACTGTGGTAGTTTTTTTTTTACGTAATAATGCTTGTACATCATTTCACATCTGCAGCTTAGCACAAACTGAAGACTCTGAATTCTAAGTGTTACTGTAAAAACCTAGTGTATTGTATCCCCGCAATTGACATAATTATTTTCGGACACATAAATATTTAAAGTATCCTCTGTTTTTTCTTTGATGAGGGAGAGGGGGGGGGGAGGAATCGGTGTGGGCGCTTAACCTGCTTACAACAAATGGATGGTCATAGGTTTCTTAGATATGTGAGACAGCGGTGATTTAGTTTATTTATGTAATCATTATGTACAACTGCAAATTGTGTATCAAAAGGTCATCCATCAAAAGTCAACAAGTAAAATTCAGAAGTTGAAAAGATCCTTTTCCTAAATTTTTTATCTCAGACAAGGTTGAAACATTGTTACAGGAACTGATCATCCAATTCCACACTTGTATGATGTAAACACTTTTCATTGTTACGTATCAGCAAATGTCCTGGAGAGTAATGCTAATGGAGCAATTAATCAGGTCTCTAGTACTCTTAATGTCGAGTTGTAGTGAAAGTACCCATATGCTAAACATTTTAAACAGTTGACTTTAATTGTCAATTGAACTTTTACTGCAGGTAAGGTACTCGTCTACTGGTGGCATGTATGTCACTGCCTCAAAAGATGGTTCCATTAAGCTCTGGGATGGTGTAACTGCTAGTTGTGTTCGTTCTATTGGCGGTGCCCATGGAACAGCAGAGGCCACTAGTGCAAATTTTACGAAGGATCAGAGGTAAtgtttctttctttttttttttctggTATTACTTATTTAGATATTTGTAATCTGCCCTCAGTAATAATAATTCTACAAACATATCTGGAGAGGCATTTTTTACTGTATTTCGGATGAAGAGGATGTGTACCAAATACTTTTATCTTATATTCCCAGATTTGTCCTCTCTTGTGGTAAGGACTCATCAGTGAAACTTTGGGAAATTGGCACCGGAAAGTTGGTTAAACAATATGTAGGAGCCACCCATACGCAGTGGAGATGCCAGGTACATCCTATGTATTTGGAAGTCAATCTTTTTTCAGAAATATATTGTACACATCTAAAGGACTTTTTTTCACTTTTTACCAAAAAAATAGTAATTATTGATTTTTATGGCAAATCTGTATTTTAATGTAGTGTATATCTGCTTATAATCTGAGTGAGAA
It contains:
- the LOC141717945 gene encoding cleavage stimulation factor subunit 50 isoform X4, which gives rise to MDNNNNNNSMLEQTLQDGKLVRLLNCLIVAHLRHNNLTQAATAVASATMTPLNTQAPPNKLIQLVAKGLAAENNHVLGGISSFGLDSSVAGTALYASVSDPCTTVVDFSAVHDTKGASKFFPKHETRHISEHKNVATCARFSPDGKFVATGSADMSIKLFEVAKIKQSMQPDSREGSSRPVIRTFYDHLQPINDLDFHPQNNVLISGAKDHTIRFFDFSKTVAKRAFKVIQDTHNVRSVSFHPSGDFILAGTDHPIPHLYDVNTFHCYVSANVLESNANGAINQVRYSSTGGMYVTASKDGSIKLWDGVTASCVRSIGGAHGTAEATSANFTKDQRFVLSCGKDSSVKLWEIGTGKLVKQYVGATHTQWRCQAVFNDTEEFVLCVDEQSNEPNWVAIGFRLSSGTL
- the LOC141717945 gene encoding cleavage stimulation factor subunit 50 isoform X5, with the translated sequence MDNNNNNNSMLEQTLQDGKLVRLLNCLIVAHLRHNNLTQAATAVASATMTPLNTQAPPNKLIQLVAKGLAAENNHVLGGISSFGLDSSVAGTALYASVSDPCTTVVDFSAVHDTKGASKFFPKHETRHISEHKNVATCARFSPDGKFVATGSADMSIKLFEVAKIKQSMQPDSREGSSRPVIRTFYDHLQPINDLDFHPQNNVLISGAKDHTIRFFDFSKTVAKRAFKVIQDTHNVRSVSFHPSGDFILAGTDHPIPHLYDVNTFHCYVSANVLESNANGAINQVRYSSTGGMYVTASKDGSIKLWDGVTASCVRSIGGAHGTAEATSANFTKDQRFVLSCGKDSSVKLWEIGTGKLVKQYVGATHTQWRCQAVFNDTEEFVLCVDEQSNEFNGFTA
- the LOC141717945 gene encoding cleavage stimulation factor subunit 50 isoform X2; protein product: MDNNNNNNSMLEQTLQDGKLVRLLNCLIVAHLRHNNLTQGLAAENNHVLGGISSFGLDSSVAGTALYASVSDPCTTVVDFSAVHDTKGASKFFPKHETRHISEHKNVATCARFSPDGKFVATGSADMSIKLFEVAKIKQSMQPDSREGSSRPVIRTFYDHLQPINDLDFHPQNNVLISGAKDHTIRFFDFSKTVAKRAFKVIQDTHNVRSVSFHPSGDFILAGTDHPIPHLYDVNTFHCYVSANVLESNANGAINQVRYSSTGGMYVTASKDGSIKLWDGVTASCVRSIGGAHGTAEATSANFTKDQRFVLSCGKDSSVKLWEIGTGKLVKQYVGATHTQWRCQAVFNDTEEFVLCVDEQSNEIVIWDALTTEKVARWPSNHNGKPRWLDHSPTEAAFISCGIDRSIRFWKETV
- the LOC141717945 gene encoding cleavage stimulation factor subunit 50 isoform X3 codes for the protein MDNNNNNNSMLEQTLQDGKLVRLLNCLIVAHLRHNNLTQAATAVASATMTPLNTQAPPNKLIQLVAKGLAAENNHVLGGISSFGLDSSVAGTALYASVSDPCTTVVDFSAVHDTKGASKFFPKHETRHISEHKNVATCARFSPDGKFVATGSADMSIKLFEVAKIKQSMQPDSREGSSRPVIRTFYDHLQPINDLDFHPQNNVLISGAKDHTIRFFDFSKTVAKRAFKVIQDTHNVRSVSFHPSGDFILAGTDHPIPHLYDVNTFHCYVSANVLESNANGAINQVRYSSTGGMYVTASKDGSIKLWDGVTASCVRSIGGAHGTAEATSANFTKDQRFVLSCGKDSSVKLWEIGTGKLVKQYVGATHTQWRCQAVFNDTEEFVLCVDEQSNEVSLMVLQPNWVAIGFRLSSGTL
- the LOC141717945 gene encoding cleavage stimulation factor subunit 50 isoform X1, with protein sequence MDNNNNNNSMLEQTLQDGKLVRLLNCLIVAHLRHNNLTQAATAVASATMTPLNTQAPPNKLIQLVAKGLAAENNHVLGGISSFGLDSSVAGTALYASVSDPCTTVVDFSAVHDTKGASKFFPKHETRHISEHKNVATCARFSPDGKFVATGSADMSIKLFEVAKIKQSMQPDSREGSSRPVIRTFYDHLQPINDLDFHPQNNVLISGAKDHTIRFFDFSKTVAKRAFKVIQDTHNVRSVSFHPSGDFILAGTDHPIPHLYDVNTFHCYVSANVLESNANGAINQVRYSSTGGMYVTASKDGSIKLWDGVTASCVRSIGGAHGTAEATSANFTKDQRFVLSCGKDSSVKLWEIGTGKLVKQYVGATHTQWRCQAVFNDTEEFVLCVDEQSNEIVIWDALTTEKVARWPSNHNGKPRWLDHSPTEAAFISCGIDRSIRFWKETV